A stretch of the Rhizomicrobium sp. genome encodes the following:
- a CDS encoding nitroreductase translates to MNVSEALATRKSIRAFRADPVPRAVIEEILLKAARAPSGGNLQPWKIHVLTGAARDELVRRTKARMAVHPRGGVPEYHIYPPELTEPYRTRRFTVGEQMYATIGIPREDKAARLMQFVRNWDFFGAPAGLIVSIDRQMQQGQWADLGMFLQSVMLLAREHGLHTCAQEAWAPFHEVIRDYLAVPANEMIFCGMAIGHADEAAPINSLVSERAPLAEWAVFRETA, encoded by the coding sequence ATGAACGTCAGCGAAGCGCTCGCCACGCGCAAATCCATCCGCGCCTTCCGTGCCGATCCGGTGCCGCGTGCCGTCATCGAGGAGATCCTGCTCAAGGCCGCGCGCGCCCCGTCCGGCGGCAATCTGCAGCCGTGGAAGATCCATGTTCTGACCGGCGCCGCGCGCGACGAGCTGGTGCGCCGCACAAAGGCGCGCATGGCGGTCCATCCGCGCGGCGGCGTGCCCGAGTACCACATCTATCCGCCGGAGCTCACCGAGCCCTACAGGACGCGCCGCTTCACGGTCGGCGAGCAGATGTACGCCACCATCGGCATCCCGCGCGAGGACAAGGCCGCGCGCCTGATGCAGTTCGTGCGCAACTGGGACTTCTTCGGCGCGCCCGCCGGCCTGATCGTCTCCATCGACCGCCAGATGCAGCAGGGCCAGTGGGCCGATCTCGGCATGTTCCTGCAGTCGGTCATGCTGCTGGCGCGTGAGCACGGCCTGCACACCTGCGCGCAGGAGGCCTGGGCGCCGTTCCACGAGGTGATCCGCGACTATCTCGCCGTGCCCGCCAATGAGATGATCTTCTGCGGCATGGCGATCGGTCACGCCGACGAGGCCGCGCCGATCAACAGCCTGGTGTCGGAGCGCGCCCCGCTCGCCGAATGGGCCGTGTTCCGCGAAACCGCGTGA
- a CDS encoding methyltransferase domain-containing protein: MQLVKRLVSRALFQVIGFRPAPVAAAVWDKEYAAGHWDFLGEMGSLGGLVSVLGYCQFLGPASILDVGCGAGLLAKKLKVLPYKSYLGIDLSPQAVAQAQDEADARTAFAVSGAEDFQSDRRFDVIIFSQILNYIPQPDALLSRYAKFLTPQGRIIVSLYDSGRNRAAWSLIERPMQVEDMMTVSQGDGMTTTKVLKLRI; encoded by the coding sequence ATGCAACTCGTCAAAAGGCTCGTTTCCCGCGCCCTGTTCCAGGTCATCGGCTTCCGTCCCGCGCCGGTCGCGGCCGCGGTCTGGGACAAGGAATACGCCGCCGGGCATTGGGACTTCCTGGGCGAGATGGGCAGCCTGGGTGGCCTCGTCTCGGTGCTCGGCTATTGCCAGTTCCTCGGTCCCGCCAGCATCCTCGATGTCGGCTGCGGCGCCGGACTGCTGGCGAAAAAGCTGAAAGTACTGCCCTACAAATCCTATCTCGGCATCGACCTTTCGCCGCAGGCGGTCGCCCAGGCGCAGGACGAAGCCGACGCGCGCACCGCCTTCGCGGTGTCGGGGGCGGAGGATTTCCAGTCCGATCGCCGTTTCGACGTGATCATATTCAGCCAGATCCTTAACTACATTCCGCAGCCCGACGCGCTCCTGTCGCGCTACGCCAAATTCCTGACGCCGCAGGGCCGCATCATCGTCTCGCTCTACGATTCGGGCCGCAACCGCGCCGCCTGGAGCCTGATCGAAAGGCCGATGCAGGTCGAAGACATGATGACGGTCAGCCAAGGCGACGGCATGACGACGACGAAGGTGCTCAAACTGAGAATCTAA
- a CDS encoding DUF2793 domain-containing protein, producing the protein MSDTTPRTALPLLAAAQAQKHVTHNEALLQMDALLFARFLDRDLGSPPATPADGDTYLVAAGGAGAWTGQDGKIAFAADGGWRFYAPFTGLAAYVVDESRLIVFTGAAWADYASILSLQNVPLLGVNTTADATNKLATKSAALLFDNAGNGVQAKLNKHASGDTASLLCQTNYSGRAELGLCGDDDLHVKVSPDGAAWFEGLRIARGNGLVTLAGDPTAPLHAATRQYVDGLAKGWTAGSLLFGNGAGAIAQDNARLFWDDVNFRLGIGSASPTAALTVNPSGTAPPAVFAASALHIVGTNGASGGRAVCWDASGTFPVLKMRRTNGTYASPAAVAQDQTLANWTAEGHDGTGFAATATGAIAFNAAENFTPAAHGTYFIVQTAAAGSTFLVEAFRVWDDKRLQAGGAYVDLSYSYQTPATGFAITIANATGRLLLNPAGTLAAGAITMPAAPKDGQIVTLASTQTVTALTHSPNAGQSIAGALTTLAANTPASFLYVASVAKWLRT; encoded by the coding sequence ATGTCCGACACCACACCCCGCACCGCCCTGCCGCTGCTCGCCGCGGCGCAGGCGCAGAAGCACGTCACCCACAACGAAGCATTGCTCCAGATGGATGCGCTGCTCTTCGCCCGCTTCCTCGACCGCGATCTTGGCAGCCCGCCCGCGACGCCCGCCGACGGCGACACCTATCTCGTCGCAGCGGGCGGCGCCGGCGCCTGGACGGGCCAGGACGGGAAGATCGCCTTCGCCGCCGATGGCGGCTGGCGCTTCTATGCGCCTTTCACCGGCCTTGCCGCCTATGTGGTCGACGAGAGCAGGCTGATCGTCTTCACCGGTGCCGCCTGGGCCGACTATGCGAGCATCCTGTCGCTGCAGAACGTGCCGCTGCTCGGCGTGAACACCACGGCGGATGCGACGAACAAGCTGGCGACGAAATCCGCCGCCCTGCTGTTCGACAATGCCGGCAACGGCGTGCAGGCCAAGCTCAACAAGCATGCGAGCGGCGACACCGCCTCGCTGCTCTGCCAGACGAACTATTCCGGCCGCGCCGAGCTCGGCCTGTGCGGCGACGACGACCTGCATGTGAAGGTCTCGCCCGACGGGGCCGCCTGGTTCGAAGGCCTCAGGATCGCGCGCGGCAACGGCCTCGTGACCCTGGCCGGCGATCCCACCGCGCCGCTGCACGCCGCGACCCGGCAATATGTCGACGGCCTCGCCAAGGGCTGGACCGCCGGCTCGCTGCTGTTCGGCAACGGCGCGGGCGCGATCGCGCAGGACAATGCCAGGCTGTTCTGGGACGACGTCAATTTCCGCCTCGGCATCGGCAGCGCGTCGCCCACCGCGGCGCTCACCGTCAATCCCAGCGGCACCGCGCCGCCCGCCGTCTTCGCCGCCAGCGCGCTGCACATCGTCGGCACCAACGGCGCCAGCGGCGGCCGCGCCGTCTGCTGGGATGCCAGCGGCACCTTCCCGGTGCTCAAGATGCGGCGGACCAACGGCACCTACGCGTCGCCGGCCGCCGTCGCCCAGGACCAGACACTCGCGAACTGGACGGCGGAGGGCCATGACGGCACGGGGTTCGCGGCCACCGCCACCGGCGCGATCGCCTTCAATGCAGCGGAGAATTTCACCCCGGCGGCACACGGCACCTACTTCATCGTGCAGACCGCCGCGGCAGGCAGCACCTTCCTCGTCGAAGCCTTCCGCGTCTGGGACGACAAGCGCCTGCAGGCCGGCGGCGCCTATGTCGATCTGTCCTATTCCTATCAGACGCCGGCGACCGGTTTCGCGATCACCATCGCGAATGCGACCGGCCGGCTGCTGCTCAATCCCGCGGGCACGCTCGCGGCCGGCGCGATCACCATGCCGGCGGCGCCCAAGGATGGGCAGATCGTGACGCTCGCCTCGACCCAGACGGTCACCGCGCTCACCCACTCGCCCAACGCCGGCCAGTCCATCGCCGGCGCGCTCACCACGCTCGCCGCCAATACGCCGGCGTCCTTCCTCTATGTCGCAAGCGTCGCCAAGTGGCTGCGCACCTGA